In Burkholderia sp. HI2500, the following are encoded in one genomic region:
- a CDS encoding ABC transporter ATP-binding protein, whose translation MNQAVSPSTPAIEFRNVSCRFISPEGKATVALRDFSMSVARGEFIAIVGPTGCGKSTTLNLITGLLKPATGEVRVMGRPVDGIDPRIGFVFQADAVFPWRNVIDNVAAGPLFRGRSKDVAYTQAEEWIRKVGLDKFTKHYPHQLSGGMRKRVALAQTFINQPEILLMDEPFSALDMQTRTLMQDELLQLWSANKGSVVFVTHDLEEAIALADRVFVLTARPATLKRVYEIDLPRPRVTSEIRYDTRFIEISKDIWHDLREEVQIG comes from the coding sequence ATGAACCAGGCAGTCTCCCCGAGCACACCGGCGATCGAGTTTCGCAACGTGTCGTGCCGCTTCATTTCGCCGGAAGGCAAGGCCACCGTCGCGCTGCGCGACTTCAGCATGAGCGTCGCGCGCGGCGAGTTCATCGCGATCGTCGGCCCGACCGGCTGCGGCAAGTCGACGACGCTGAACCTGATCACCGGGCTGCTCAAGCCCGCAACGGGCGAAGTGCGCGTGATGGGCCGTCCGGTCGACGGGATCGACCCGCGCATCGGCTTCGTGTTCCAGGCCGACGCGGTATTCCCGTGGCGCAACGTGATCGACAACGTCGCGGCGGGCCCGCTGTTTCGCGGCCGCTCGAAGGACGTCGCGTACACGCAGGCCGAGGAATGGATCCGCAAGGTCGGCCTCGACAAGTTCACGAAGCACTACCCGCACCAGCTGTCCGGCGGGATGAGAAAGCGCGTCGCGCTCGCGCAGACCTTCATCAACCAGCCGGAAATCCTGCTGATGGACGAGCCGTTCTCCGCGCTCGACATGCAGACGCGCACGCTGATGCAGGACGAGCTGCTGCAGCTCTGGTCGGCGAACAAGGGCTCGGTGGTGTTCGTCACGCACGATCTCGAGGAGGCGATCGCGCTGGCCGACCGCGTGTTCGTGCTGACCGCGCGGCCCGCCACGCTCAAGCGCGTGTACGAGATCGACCTGCCGCGCCCGCGCGTCACGTCGGAGATCCGCTACGACACGCGCTTCATCGAAATTTCCAAGGACATCTGGCACGACCTGCGCGAAGAAGTGCAGATCGGCTGA
- a CDS encoding ABC transporter substrate-binding protein — translation MRPILRTLAVAASLSCALAAHPAFADDGGKITIMVGGIAKLIYLPARLTQELGYFKAEGLDVELLSQPAGVDAENELLAGAVQGVVGFYDHTVDLQSKGKDVKAIAVLCQVPGEVEMVSTKAAPTFKSMADAKGKTLGVTGLGSSTSFLTQYLALQHGVQSTQYTMLPVGADASFIAAIKQGRIDAGMTTEPTVSALEKMGDAKVLVDLRTLEGTRAALGGTYPAASLYVQSAWADSHKDQATKLAHAFAKTMQFIHTHSADEIAAKMPADYQKDKALYVSALKASLPMYTADGKMPADGPATVLKVLSAFNPSVKGKHIDLARTYTNDFVNAK, via the coding sequence ATGCGACCCATCCTGCGCACCCTCGCCGTTGCAGCCAGCCTCAGCTGCGCGCTCGCCGCTCACCCCGCTTTCGCCGACGACGGCGGCAAGATCACGATCATGGTCGGCGGGATCGCGAAGCTGATCTACCTGCCCGCGCGGCTCACGCAGGAACTCGGCTACTTCAAGGCCGAAGGGCTCGACGTCGAGCTGCTGTCGCAGCCGGCCGGCGTCGACGCCGAGAACGAACTGCTGGCAGGCGCCGTGCAGGGCGTGGTCGGCTTCTACGACCACACGGTCGACCTGCAGAGCAAGGGCAAGGACGTGAAGGCGATCGCCGTGCTCTGCCAGGTGCCGGGCGAAGTCGAGATGGTGTCGACCAAGGCCGCGCCGACCTTCAAGTCGATGGCCGACGCGAAGGGCAAGACGCTCGGCGTGACGGGCCTCGGCTCGTCGACCAGCTTCCTCACCCAATACCTTGCGCTCCAGCACGGCGTGCAGTCGACCCAGTACACGATGCTGCCGGTCGGCGCCGACGCGAGCTTCATCGCAGCGATCAAGCAGGGCCGTATCGACGCCGGCATGACGACCGAGCCGACGGTGTCCGCGCTCGAGAAGATGGGCGACGCGAAGGTGCTGGTCGACCTGCGCACGCTCGAAGGCACGCGCGCCGCACTCGGCGGCACCTACCCGGCCGCGAGCCTGTACGTGCAGTCGGCGTGGGCCGATTCGCACAAGGATCAGGCGACCAAGCTCGCGCACGCGTTCGCGAAGACGATGCAGTTCATCCACACGCACAGCGCCGACGAGATCGCCGCGAAGATGCCGGCCGACTACCAGAAGGACAAGGCGCTGTACGTGAGCGCGCTGAAGGCGTCGCTGCCGATGTACACGGCCGACGGCAAGATGCCGGCCGATGGCCCGGCCACCGTGCTGAAGGTGCTGTCGGCGTTCAACCCGTCGGTGAAGGGCAAGCACATCGACCTGGCGCGCACCTACACGAACGATTTCGTGAACGCGAAGTAA
- a CDS encoding response regulator transcription factor translates to MRNVPPLISHNLFGSLSDLIFHFDDPMSLTTIAIADDHPVVIEMLKRLPQWEPDFLISHCCNSGEGLIDALTRSPVDLIVVDY, encoded by the coding sequence TTGCGCAACGTGCCGCCTCTGATTTCTCATAATCTGTTCGGTTCGCTTTCTGACTTGATATTTCATTTCGACGATCCAATGAGTCTAACCACCATCGCCATTGCCGACGACCATCCGGTCGTAATCGAAATGCTGAAGCGTCTGCCTCAATGGGAACCGGATTTCCTCATCTCGCATTGCTGCAATAGCGGGGAGGGGCTGATTGACGCATTGACTCGCTCCCCGGTCGATCTCATCGTCGTCGACTATTAA
- a CDS encoding CPBP family intramembrane glutamic endopeptidase, producing the protein MIRTISHSPVLVSALLTCVLTYVAGVFVWGGQFVFGLPFSPSSGALPEIVKYDLLMRLFVGSLAAPIVETFLFQWLPIRLLRRTFGGNVWSAIGVSTLVFGATHGYSILYVAVALWGGLIFATVFVLRDYPGGRPFLVVATAHAARNTLASILI; encoded by the coding sequence GTGATTCGCACTATCTCGCATAGCCCGGTACTCGTTTCCGCGCTTCTGACTTGCGTTCTCACATACGTCGCTGGTGTTTTTGTCTGGGGTGGCCAATTTGTGTTCGGATTACCATTCAGCCCGTCCTCCGGTGCGCTGCCTGAGATAGTGAAGTACGACCTATTGATGCGCCTGTTTGTTGGCTCGCTCGCTGCACCAATAGTGGAAACATTTCTCTTCCAGTGGCTTCCCATTCGGTTGCTTCGCCGCACATTCGGAGGGAACGTTTGGTCAGCGATCGGTGTTTCCACTCTTGTGTTCGGTGCAACGCACGGCTACAGCATCCTGTACGTGGCAGTCGCTTTATGGGGCGGGCTGATTTTCGCAACGGTCTTCGTGCTGCGTGATTACCCTGGTGGTCGTCCCTTTTTGGTCGTCGCCACCGCCCATGCCGCCCGCAACACGCTGGCAAGTATCCTCATCTAA
- the fliR gene encoding flagellar biosynthetic protein FliR, which yields MFSVTYAQLNGWLTAFLWPFVRMLALVATAPVVGHAAVPIRVKIGLAAFMALVVAPTLGAMPDVTVFSAQGIWIVVTQFLIGVAMGFTMQIVFAAVGAAGDFIGLSMGLGFATFFDPHTSGATPAMGRFLNAIAMLAFLAVDGHLQVFAALTASFQSLPVSADLLHAPGWRTLASFGTTVFEMGLLLALPVIAALLIANLALGILNRAAPQIGVFQVGFPVTMLVGLLLVQLMIPNLVPFVAHLFDMGLDAMGRVLTGWR from the coding sequence ATGTTCTCGGTTACCTACGCGCAGCTCAACGGCTGGCTCACGGCGTTCCTGTGGCCATTCGTGAGGATGCTCGCGCTCGTCGCGACCGCGCCCGTCGTCGGCCATGCGGCGGTGCCCATCCGCGTGAAGATCGGCCTCGCCGCGTTCATGGCGCTGGTCGTCGCCCCCACGCTCGGCGCGATGCCGGACGTCACCGTGTTCTCCGCGCAGGGCATCTGGATCGTCGTCACGCAGTTCCTGATCGGTGTCGCGATGGGCTTCACGATGCAGATCGTGTTCGCGGCGGTCGGGGCGGCCGGCGATTTCATCGGGCTGTCGATGGGGCTCGGCTTCGCCACCTTTTTCGATCCGCACACGAGCGGCGCGACGCCCGCGATGGGCCGCTTCCTGAACGCGATCGCGATGCTCGCGTTCCTCGCGGTGGACGGTCACCTGCAGGTGTTCGCCGCGCTCACCGCGTCGTTCCAGTCGCTGCCGGTGTCGGCCGACCTGCTGCACGCGCCCGGCTGGCGCACGCTCGCGTCGTTCGGCACGACGGTGTTCGAGATGGGGCTGCTGCTCGCGCTGCCGGTGATCGCGGCGCTGCTGATCGCGAACCTCGCGCTCGGCATCCTGAACCGCGCGGCGCCGCAGATCGGCGTGTTCCAGGTCGGCTTTCCCGTGACGATGCTCGTCGGGCTGTTGCTCGTGCAACTGATGATCCCGAACCTCGTGCCGTTCGTGGCGCACCTGTTCGACATGGGGCTCGACGCGATGGGGCGGGTGCTGACGGGCTGGCGCTGA
- the fliQ gene encoding flagellar biosynthesis protein FliQ, whose product MTPEQVMTLAHHAMMVGLLLAAPLLLVALAVGLVVSLFQAATQINEATLSFIPKLLAVAATLVIAGPWMMTTMLDYLRQTLLHVATLGVG is encoded by the coding sequence ATGACGCCCGAACAAGTGATGACGCTCGCGCACCACGCGATGATGGTCGGCCTGCTGCTGGCCGCCCCGCTGCTGCTGGTCGCACTCGCGGTCGGCCTGGTCGTGAGCCTGTTCCAGGCCGCGACGCAGATCAACGAGGCGACGCTGTCGTTCATCCCGAAGCTGCTCGCGGTCGCCGCGACGCTCGTGATCGCCGGCCCGTGGATGATGACGACGATGCTCGACTACCTGCGGCAGACGCTGCTGCACGTCGCGACGCTCGGCGTCGGCTGA
- the fliP gene encoding flagellar type III secretion system pore protein FliP (The bacterial flagellar biogenesis protein FliP forms a type III secretion system (T3SS)-type pore required for flagellar assembly.) has protein sequence MKHAFLHRAARFAPVLILCLAPALAYAQANGLPAFNASPGPHGGTTYSLSVQTMLLLTMLSFLPAMLLMMTSFTRIIIVLSLLRQALGTATTPPNQVLVGLAMFLTFFVMSPVLDRAYNDGYKPFSDGSMPMEQAVQRGVAPFKTFMLKQTRETDLALFAKISKAAPMQGPEDVPLSLLVPAFVTSELKTGFQIGFTVFIPFLIIDMVVASVLMSMGMMMVSPSTVSLPFKLMLFVLVDGWQLLIGSLAQSFT, from the coding sequence ATGAAACACGCCTTCCTGCATCGCGCGGCGCGCTTCGCGCCCGTGCTGATCCTCTGCCTCGCCCCCGCGCTCGCGTATGCGCAGGCGAACGGCCTGCCCGCGTTCAACGCGAGCCCGGGCCCGCACGGCGGCACCACGTATTCGCTGAGCGTGCAGACGATGCTGCTGCTCACGATGCTGTCGTTCCTGCCGGCGATGCTGCTGATGATGACGAGCTTCACGCGCATCATCATCGTGCTGTCGCTGCTGCGCCAGGCGCTCGGCACCGCGACGACGCCGCCGAACCAGGTGCTCGTCGGCCTCGCGATGTTCCTCACCTTCTTCGTGATGTCGCCGGTGCTCGACCGGGCGTACAACGACGGCTACAAGCCGTTCTCCGACGGCTCGATGCCGATGGAGCAGGCGGTGCAGCGCGGCGTCGCGCCGTTCAAGACCTTCATGCTGAAGCAGACCCGCGAGACCGATCTCGCGCTGTTCGCGAAGATCTCGAAGGCCGCGCCGATGCAGGGGCCCGAGGACGTGCCGCTGTCGCTGCTGGTGCCGGCGTTCGTCACGAGCGAGCTGAAGACCGGCTTCCAGATCGGCTTCACGGTGTTCATCCCGTTCCTGATCATCGACATGGTCGTCGCGAGCGTGCTGATGTCGATGGGGATGATGATGGTGTCGCCGTCCACCGTGTCGCTGCCGTTCAAGCTGATGCTGTTCGTGCTGGTCGACGGCTGGCAGCTGCTGATCGGCTCGCTCGCGCAGAGCTTTACGTAA
- the fliO gene encoding flagellar biosynthetic protein FliO: MNVVKPGRRERVASVAAAAAALAASLACVPAGAADMNAVNHPGSIASSVMVGSAAPSLGFGAVLQTLVGLAVVIGLVFACAWLARRFGFQHARRGGPLKVVSSVAVGAKESATIVEIGDTWLVLGVAPGNVRLLHTLPAGSAAAPVSADAPAGAAPSDGGLPGTFGSRFRDALAGEAAKRLGRGKDR, from the coding sequence ATGAACGTAGTAAAGCCCGGCCGCCGCGAGCGCGTCGCAAGCGTGGCAGCGGCTGCCGCGGCCCTTGCGGCGTCGCTTGCCTGCGTACCGGCCGGCGCCGCCGACATGAACGCGGTGAACCACCCCGGGTCGATCGCATCGAGCGTGATGGTCGGCTCGGCCGCACCGTCGCTCGGCTTCGGCGCGGTGCTGCAGACGCTGGTCGGGCTCGCGGTCGTGATCGGTCTCGTGTTCGCGTGCGCGTGGCTCGCACGCCGCTTCGGCTTCCAGCATGCCCGCCGCGGCGGCCCGCTGAAGGTCGTGTCGAGCGTCGCGGTCGGCGCGAAGGAAAGCGCGACGATCGTCGAGATCGGCGACACCTGGCTCGTGCTCGGCGTCGCGCCGGGCAACGTGCGATTGCTGCACACGCTGCCGGCCGGTTCGGCGGCGGCCCCGGTTTCCGCTGACGCGCCCGCCGGCGCCGCCCCGTCCGACGGCGGCCTGCCCGGCACGTTCGGCTCGCGGTTTCGCGACGCGCTCGCGGGCGAAGCCGCGAAGCGCCTCGGTCGCGGCAAGGACCGCTGA
- the fliN gene encoding flagellar motor switch protein FliN — MSELNQTPEDDAQAMADAALAASAAAAQAAPAAAEEDPGMDDWAAALAEQNEQPVPAGATGAGVFQPLSKAAANTTHNDIEMILDIPVKMTVELGRTKIAIRNLLQLAQGSVVELDGMAGEPMDVLVNGCLIAQGEVVVVNDKFGIRLTDIITPAERIRKLNR, encoded by the coding sequence ATGAGTGAGCTGAACCAGACGCCCGAGGACGACGCACAAGCGATGGCCGACGCGGCCCTCGCGGCATCGGCCGCCGCCGCACAGGCGGCACCGGCCGCGGCGGAGGAAGATCCGGGCATGGACGACTGGGCGGCCGCGCTCGCCGAGCAGAACGAGCAGCCGGTGCCGGCCGGTGCGACAGGCGCCGGCGTGTTCCAGCCGCTGTCGAAGGCCGCGGCAAACACGACGCACAACGACATCGAGATGATTCTCGACATCCCGGTCAAGATGACCGTGGAGCTCGGCCGCACGAAGATCGCGATCCGCAACCTGCTGCAGCTCGCGCAGGGTTCGGTCGTCGAGCTGGACGGCATGGCCGGCGAGCCGATGGACGTGCTCGTGAACGGTTGCCTGATCGCGCAGGGCGAGGTCGTGGTGGTCAACGACAAGTTCGGCATCCGCCTGACCGACATCATCACGCCGGCCGAACGCATCCGGAAACTGAATCGATGA
- the fliM gene encoding flagellar motor switch protein FliM, which produces MGHQEFMSQEEVDALLKGVTGEADSVDEQRDTSGVRPYNIATQERIVRGRMPGLEIINDRFARLLRIGIFNFMRRTAEISVSQVKVQKYSEFTRNLPIPTNLNLVHVKPLRGTSLFVFDPNLVFFVVDNLFGGDGRFHTRVEGRDFTATEQRIIGKLLNLVFEHYTTAWKSVRPLQFEFVRSEMHTQFANVATPNEIVIVTQFSIEFGPTGGTLHICMPYSMVEPIRDVLASPIQGEALEVDRRWVRVLSQQVQSAEVELTANLAEISSNFEKILNLRAGDVLPLEIEDTITAKVDGVPVMECGYGIFNGQYALRVQKMISAGDSMKEGGYE; this is translated from the coding sequence ATGGGTCACCAGGAGTTCATGTCCCAGGAGGAGGTCGATGCCCTCCTCAAGGGCGTCACGGGCGAAGCCGATTCAGTCGACGAACAGCGCGACACATCGGGCGTCCGCCCCTACAACATTGCGACGCAGGAGCGGATCGTCCGCGGCCGGATGCCCGGCCTCGAGATCATCAACGACCGTTTCGCGCGCCTGTTGCGGATCGGCATCTTCAACTTCATGCGGCGCACGGCGGAAATCTCCGTCAGCCAGGTGAAGGTGCAGAAGTACAGCGAGTTCACCCGCAACCTGCCGATCCCGACGAACCTGAACCTGGTGCACGTGAAGCCGCTGCGCGGCACGTCGCTGTTCGTGTTCGACCCGAACCTCGTGTTCTTCGTCGTCGACAACCTGTTCGGCGGCGACGGGCGCTTTCACACGCGCGTCGAGGGCCGCGACTTCACGGCCACCGAGCAGCGGATCATCGGCAAGCTGCTGAACCTCGTGTTCGAGCACTACACGACCGCCTGGAAGAGCGTGCGGCCGCTGCAGTTCGAGTTCGTGCGCTCGGAAATGCACACGCAGTTCGCGAACGTCGCGACGCCGAACGAGATCGTCATCGTCACGCAGTTCTCGATCGAGTTCGGGCCGACGGGCGGCACGCTGCACATCTGCATGCCGTACTCGATGGTCGAGCCGATCCGCGACGTGCTCGCGTCGCCGATCCAGGGCGAGGCGCTCGAAGTCGACCGCCGCTGGGTGCGCGTGCTGTCGCAGCAGGTGCAGTCCGCCGAGGTCGAGCTGACCGCGAACCTCGCCGAGATCTCGTCGAACTTCGAGAAGATCCTGAACCTGCGCGCGGGCGACGTGCTGCCGCTGGAGATCGAGGACACGATCACCGCGAAGGTCGACGGCGTGCCGGTGATGGAATGCGGCTACGGAATTTTCAATGGTCAATATGCGTTGCGCGTGCAGAAGATGATCAGCGCGGGCGATTCGATGAAGGAAGGTGGATATGAGTGA